The window atggtgcagggaatgacaattgaatctcgatgtagacaagtgtaatgtgctgcgaatacatagaaagaaagattccttatcatttagctacaatatagcaggtcagcaaatggaagcagttaattccataaattatctgggagtgcgcattaggagtgatttaaaatggaatgatgaaataaagttggtcgtcggtaaagcagatgccagactgagattcattggaagaatcctaaggaaatgcaatctgaaaacaaaggaagtaggttacagtacgcttgttcgcccactgcttgaatactgctcaccggtgtgggatccgcaccagatagggttgaagaagagacagagaagatccaacggagagcagcgcgcttcgttacaggatcatttagtaatcgcgaaagcgttacggtgatgatagataaattccagtggaagactgcaggagagacgctcagtagctcggtacgggcttttgttgaagtttggagaacataccttcaccgaggagtcaagcagtatattgctccctcctacgtatatctcgagaagagatcatgaggataaaatcagagagattagagctcacacagaggcataccgacaatccttctttccacgaacaatacgggactggaatagaagggagaacccatagaggtactcaaggtaccctccgccacacaccgtcaggtggcttgcggagtatggatgtagatgtagagtagatccATGGAACATTTAAGGGttttaatcgacaggtcagttcgtgcacagaatcctgtacCGCCATCTTTCGCAGTTATTATGGACGGTTACACAgggagtatggctcagtatttctgcagaggacttccaacgacttgttgagtccatgccacgtcgagttgctgcactacgccgggctaaAGGAAGTCCGACATTCtattaggaggtatcgcaagatttttttcacctcagtgtatgtgacaCGTATGTAAGGGGAGAAGCCGTAGGCGAGAAGCTAATAAGACATATATTGACAACTGCCGCTGAGACTACAGTTTCCGGTTTCGTTTCCCGTGCTGCCAAAATCTTTTCCCATAGTTAATTTCGCATACTGCAATCAGTATCAGTATTTGATACTTATAGGAGCATGCGACGGGTCCTGTATTACGAAGACTTACAGAAACACTTCGCGGCGCGAGTGGGTGAGGTGAGCACAATGTTCTGACCGGCCCGGTGTCTCGGCGTGTGGCGGCCCGGCTGGCACCAGGTGGCCGCTGGCCGTTGCCCGGCGCCCCGCCTCCTATTTTGCGGTTGCCAAATCGGTGCGGGGGGCCTATTGGAGCAGGTGTGGCCGCCCTTGGCCGCCATTCGACCCTATAAAACGCCGCCTCGTCTCGTCAACGGCACATTCGATCACCACAGCAGACCGAACgcaaccacccaaccaaccaacatgtACAAGCTGGTGAGTACGGAACATCTTTGCCGGTCTCTAAGGATTAAATAACTCTACTTCTTTTTCACCAATCTCTTAATACTATATCGTTAATAGTGCAGCGCAGTATCGAGCGCTTAGTAGTTGGAATCGTGACTTGCTCCCGTATGACATGAAGGCTGTGGGTTACGATTATGTAGGCTGTAGTTACTGTGACGCCGCCCATACTAGCTTCAGTTACCTCAGTTTACTTACTTGAGACAGAGTATGGACCACGATAACGTCAACCTGTCCGATGTACCTCTCAAAATATGAATTGCCGTATTTTCGTATTTTGGTTTCTCGGGGGAACTGAGAATAAATCAAATATTTCTTCACCTATCACTTGGTTTTTGAATTTTGGAACTTACATTTTCCACTTGAGAGTAGGTCAGAAAAAAATATGGTTCCTAATCGGCATTACTTTTTTTCGCACGTGTAAACGTGACAACGTTCAGACTAAAGAAAATCTTGATACACAAATGTGGCTTTAGGCTTCATATGCTTTGTGAAACGCAAGAGTTCTTTCCACTTCCACGGTAAGTAAACAGTGCGTCGTCATTTGCAATTTGATTAACCGCGATGTCTTTCGTTCCCACAGGTCGTCCTGTCCGCTCTGATCGCCGCCGCCTCGGCCGGCTACCTGGGAGGCTACGCCGCCCCTGCCGTCggctacgccgcccccgccgtggGCTACGCCGCCCCCGCCATTGCGGCCGCCCCCGTGGCTGTGGCGCACGCCGTGGCCCCCGCCGCCTCCTCCGTGGCTAACACCTACAGGATCTCCCAGACGGCCCGCGTCCTGGCCGCTCCCGCTGCCTACGCCGCTCCCGCCGCCTACGCCGCCCCTGCCGTAGGTtacgccgcccccgccatcgccgccgcccccgccctgGGCTACGCCCGCTACGCCGCCGCCGCCCCTGTGGCTGTGGCCCACGCCGCCGTGCCCGCCGCCGCCTCCGTGGCTAACACCTACAGGATCTCCCAGACGGCCCGCGTTCTCGCCGCCCCCGCTATCGCCCACGCCCCTGTCGcgtacgccgcccccgccgcctacgccgcccccgctatCGGCTACGGCTACGGTGGTCTGGCCTACGGAGCTGCCCCCGTTGCCAAGGTCTACGGTTAAGTCAACTATTTATTTATTAGTCTGATGACGCcaataaatatttaattaaaatcgcaaacatttgttttcttatttttcgtgAAACATTCCTTTTCAGTATATTAATGAGCAATTCATCACGTGACTACCATACACAAGTggaattcaataagtaatgcaacatatttcttttctgaaagcagattggttttatttaggattccaatccAATATATTACACCCAATTCTTTTtgttacaaaaccttatttttcaatataatcttcgTTCtgtgcgacggtcttacgccaccttgcTGAGAAGACCTCGCATGTTGGGAAGGTATCACTCAACTGGTCGACGTTCGAGCcagcatcttgctgcatcaataacctcttctTCATATACGCATTGGTTCCAGACTGGAGGAAAcaactgggctgtagggtggatgaggagaaGCAGTCAAGtgaagttttgtgatctcctctcgggtgcacaggtttgagagaggccttgcgttgtcatgagaaACGATATGTTCACACTTTCACACTTACAACAGTGTCGGCATGTTCCAATATTTCGGGAGTCACAGTTGTGTATGGCCGGccggcacgctggagatcggacacGTTCGTGCGATCTTGCTATGACAATGACAGACAACTCGCCCAACGGCTCAAGGTGCTTGTATTGACTGACATTCTGTaaatgcctatgaatatctgtgatactctggttttccgcccaaaggaactcaatgacacatctctgcctggaacgcacctctgtCACAGACGCCATcttcaaggctacgtatagcgccagcACCTATCGGAAATTCAAGAAACTATTCGGactgaagcggtaatattccacGTTGTTCCGCAaaacattccatatttttttcaaccgaaattgtaaGTTGAAAAAATGAGTTGCGTTACTTATCGAACGCCACTCCTACTATTATTCCGATTGCTGTCTTAAACAGATGTGGACAAGAGAAGCAGACAAAGAGGATAGGGAATAAGGAATCTACTGTCATTATCGAACAGAAAATATTTCCTCCTGAACTGTACCACTACAGATGAATTAATATTATTGCAATCTTTCGTTGTGACCTTAGTCCCACTAACGAAAATCAACTCGTCTGCAACGGAATATTACAGAAATTGTTGTACTGTTCGCAAGACCTTTTCTTTTGGGACTGATACAAATACAATCGTTGATGAAATCAGTAAAACGCCTCTTCATTCTATCATTCTTTTCAGGTGATACTCCATTGCAATTAACAGCGATGAATGTTCTATCTTTGTTTTGCCTTAGTAATTTAATAACTTTCTTAAATTTCTGAGCTAGGTATCACCAAATTTTTATTTCGGAACAGCAATGTTTCATATTAATTTCCATGTTGTGAGTCACGAAGCATATATTTTATTGAAAAAGTTATTAATTAAATACTATTCGTGAAAATGGCGTCAGCATTTATTTCTTAATTACGCACAAAGTCCGGAAGGTATAAGTACTTACAACACTTTGTGTCATTCTAACATCCACATACACAGTGAAGAAAAAGACATACAGTGAGTCAAAACGGATAATGACCTTTTATTACGAAGAAAAACAGGGTGCCACGACCTGCTCGTCAAGAATGCACGGTGAGCGAGACCTTAACGGGGTCCACACTAGAGATCCTACTATAGCAGATATCCTCGTCCTGGTTTTGAGGTAGTTtgtacactgctctaattaaacgcCCTGGTGTTTCTCCAGAGTTGACACAAAATGTACTACACTATACTGAACAGATATGAGCTCTAGGTTAAAGAGTCCCTAGACTCGATACCTCCTCATGAATTTGGATAGGTAGGCGAAGATCAAACTCCAGAATATCATAACCTGTCCATAGAGCAATTCAAACGGAAAACGTCTGTCAGAAAGCGGAGATAGACGTGCGTGGTAAAGAAGATGGCATGTCGTGTGACtacccgtcgagtagaccgttcgccgtgtggaagtctttcgatctgacgccaattcggcgacttgcgcctcgatggggttgaaatgatgatgattagaacaacacaacacccagtccctgagccgagaaaatctccaacttagccgagaatcgaacccgggcccttaggattgacattctgtcgggtgaccactcagctactgggggacgGACGGTAAAAAGGATGACGAGGCGAAGTTAAAAAGTGAACACAGGACATTCGTAGCTGTTTTATGTATGTGGTATTTCAAAGGGTTTACGACGAACGTCTGTGGTTTATAAATCACGTAATGGGTAACAacgtttgttagagacaaaatgtttgatTAAACATTAGGCATCGTTTAAGACTGGTTAGACCCTTGAGATGTGGCAGGGCATAGGTACTCCGCAGAGTTTATGTGCTACGTGTGTTGCCTATCATCCAGTCATGTGCTCCTCGTGTTAGGCGGTAGGCTGGGTAAAATTAAACTTCTTTATTCGCTTCTAAAACATCATCCTCTCTTACAATgatttgcgcctggtggccaaaagtgtattattattttttactttttttcagcgtaaatcggtcccAGATTAACGCATTGGCATATCTACTATGTTTAGCTACCATACGATAACTACAGGCCACACTCGACCATAAGTGGCTGCACTTCAGTTATAATCACCTTGTATGACACAAGCTTTAAGAAGTTGTATGTTTCAGGAGAACACAACTTTCTTCCCCTAGGTGACGAAATTCCCAACAAATTTCAGATAAGCAATTACTTATAGTTAGCAGACCCTGCTATAAGTAGATATactacgaagaagaagaagaaacagaaaataaaaatgtaatcaaCAGTTCATGAAAACACATTTCAATGGTCCAATTTATTTTTCACGGTGCAGCTCAGCAATGTGAAAGATAACCTCTTGACTACTGGCTGGTACTTGATAGAAAGATTCAGTGAGACTTGTGTTTGATGGCGGGCATAGCAATTTATTTAATACGGCGGCCTGCCACTGCTACCGGTTGCGGAACTGACCTGACAAGCGGCAGCACGTTATCCAGAAAAGCGTATCGCGTCGCGAGCTGTCGCAACGCGCGGACTCCTCTCACCTGGACGCTTATGGCCTCGCGAAAGCTGCGGCCGTGTCGCAACCAGGCGcggtgtggcgtggcgtggcgcgcagCGTATCTACCAGTCCGGCCCACGCTGGGCGCCGCcccgcgcgactgcgcatgcgtgGATCCGACCGCCCAGCCACCGCCCTCTCAAAGCCATACTGACCGCTGCGCCGTCCTCCAGACGCCGCGGCAGGGGTCACTACTTGGTGGTGAGGATATGCCCTGCCTGGCACGACACCGTTTGTCTACGAGAGCACCCTCCCCTCCCTCAACATGACTTACGTTTGTTTCGGTTCTTGGAAAAATCTTCAGCAATAAtacacactactagccattaaaattgctacaccaagaagaaatgcagatgataaaggagtATTCAatcgacaaacatattatactagaaatgacttgtgattacattttcgcgcaatttgggtgcatagatcctgaaaaatcagtacagagaacaaccacctctggccgtaaaaacggccttgatacgcctgggcattgagtcaaacagagcttggatggcgtgtacaggtacagctgcccatgcagcttcaacacgataccacagttcatcaagagtagtgactgccgtattgtgacgagccagttgctcggccaccattgaccagacgttttcagttggtgagagagctggagaatgtggtggccagggcagcagtcgaacattttctgcatccagaaaggcccgtacaggacctgcaacatgaggttgtgcgttatcctgctgaaatgtacggtttcacagggatcgaatgaagggtagagccacaggtcgtaacacatctgaaatgtaacgtccactgttcaaagcgccgtcagtgcgaacaagaggtgaccgagacgtgtagccaatggcacccataccaccaagccgggtgatacgccagtatggcgatgacgaatacacgcttccaatgtgcgttcaccgcgatgtcgccagacacggatgctgtaaacagaacctggattcatccgaaaaaatgacgtgttgccattccggaacccaggttcgtcgttgagtacaccatcgcaggcgctcctgtctgtgatacaacgtcaagggtaccgcagccatggtctccaagctgatattccatgctgctgcaaacgtcctcgaactgttcgtgcagatggttgttgtcttgcaaacgtccccatctgttgactcagggatcgagacgtggctgcacgatccgttacagccatgcggataagatgcctgtcacctcgactgctagtgatacgaggccgttgggatccagcacgacgttccgtattaccctcctgaacccaccgattccatattctgctaatactcattggatctcggccaacgcgagcagcaatgtcgcgatacgataaaccataatcgcgataggctacaatccgtcctttatcaaagtcggaaacgtgatggtacgcatttctcctccttacacgaggcatcacaacaacgcttcaccagccaacgccggtcaactgctgtttgtgtatgagaaatcggttggaaactttccttgtgtcagcacgttgtaggtgtcgcaaccttctgtgaatgctctgaaaagccaatcatttgcatatcacagcatcttcttcctgtcggttaaatttcgcgtttgtagcacatcatcttcgtggtgtagcaattttaatggccagtagtgtaaatctagTGACCGCAGAAATGGCTTGGTTCCCCTTTTAAAATAAGTACGACAcagacattcttctgtaacagaaatgaATTTGTGGATCTTATTCAAGTGCTACATATTTCAATAAGGAATAATTCATTTCTAATTAAGGTATTCCCTGATATCTTTAAACGCTATTAGGGAGGGCATTAAGAAATAGACATATTGTACTGCTCTGTCTGTAATAGAAATGTGTTATCAAAACGAGTAGAATATAAAATTTCTGTGGAGAActgcactatggctctgagcactatgggacttaacatctatggtcattagtcccctagaacttagaactactcaaacccaactaacctaaggacagcacacaacacccagccatcacgaggcagagaaaatccctgaccccgccgggaatcgaacccgggcgcgggaagcgaggacgctaccgcacgaccacgagatgcgggcgagctgCATTAGGCAATACATATCTGTATCAGTGTATTTTGTTAGAGACGATCGACTTCGGTCTAGTGTCAGACTACTGTGCTAAGAAGAACAAAAACACCTGCAATAAACTGGGCAACATTAAAGTATGCAGTTGTGACGTGAAAAAGACATTAAGTGATAACATTTCATATTAATGTAAAGAAAGTGCTTACAAAAACATCTCGGTTGTTTGGTTCGTTTAAAAGGAGGGAGGAAAGGCATTTGCATAATTGGAATAACAGTTATCAGATGATATTGCTTCAGCTCCATTAGTAGCTGTAAATACGTAAATTATATGTCAATTTAACCTCACACGTGTTTATATGTGGTATTGTCATGCACTGAACATAGTACATCAAAGAttattcaaaaaatgtgtgtgaaatcttatgggactgaactgctaaggtcatcagtccctaagcttacacactacttaacctaaagtatcccaaggacaagcacacacccccatgcccgatggaggattcgaacctccgccaggaccggccgcacagtccctgactgcagcgccctagatcgctcggccAATCTCGCGCGGCTAAAGATTATTCAATGGAGCCTTTAAGGCATTGCAAAGATATACCAAATACTGATTATTTCGACTGTTAGCACAACTCAGTTACTAACATTAAGTATATTACAAGTATTAAATGCACCTACCGTGTTAAAACATTAATGATTCAATCACAAGCCATTTACATTTTATGGTTATTGTATAACATTAATAGAAACACAGACCGCACTAAAAAGGTACCAGTCATATAGATAACATCGTCATGACATGCACCAACGTCGACTAAAATGTAGTAAAGTAAATTCTTTTTTTTACGGAAATGGGTTCATATCCACATGTAATAATCATTATAATAGTTATTACTGATTATCATCATTAGATCTACAATTCTACTACGTTGCATACTGAACATAGTACCAGCACACAGTCATACAGTATATtgactgaaaaatgtgttgcgtGCTAGCATACAAAACTTAAACAGAGCATTTGTACATCATTACATTTTACATTGAGCCTCCAGAGTGCCAGTGTATTTCAGCAACATATTCACACCAATAATTTTCATCGAAATAAATAGCTGGAATTATAATCTACATTACCAAagtaaataattttagtcgacatTGCATGTCATGACAATGTTATCTGTATAATTTGCGCATGTAGCTGAGTACACTCTGCTATTTCGTGATAAATAAGAGTTTTTGAAGCCAAGATCGcgtgttgaaatatttttatttcctcagtcgCTATTTTCGGTAGAGTCCAGTTGCCCTCTTCAGATCTTCTGGAAATAGTATCATTGCACGTGAATCGCACAACCATAACGAGATCACACTTCATGGAGATGCTATCCGTATTACTGGTAGCTGTATTACTTTCAGTGTTGCTTAGATTAAAGTGTGACTGTGTTTCCATCAATGTTACACAGTAACCATAAAATCGAAATGATTTGTAATTGATTTATTAATGTTGTTACATATTACGTGCATGTAGTGCTTGTAACATGCGTAATGTTAGCATCTATGTTGTGCTGACAATCGAGCTAATCAATATTTGGTATATCTTTGCAATGCCTTAAAGTCTCCATTCAATAATCTTTGATCTGCTTTCTTCAGTGCATCACAGTACCACATACTAACAATATGAGGTTAAATGGACAAACAATTTACGTCACACAGTAACCGCTACTGCTGGAGCAATATATATCTGGTAACTGCTATTCCAAATGATGCAAATGCACAGCTCACACGTTTTTGTAAGCACTTTTCTACATTAATATGAGATGCGGTGCActtaatgtcttttcaagtaaagctgtagacgttcaaatggttcaaatggctctgaacactatgggacttaacatctgagctcatcagtcccctagaacttagaactacttaaacctagctaacctaaggacatcacagacatcctttcccgaggcaggattcgaacctgcgaccgaagcagtcgcgcggttccagactgaagcgcctagaaccgcttgatcaCACCGGCTGGCTCTTAACTTTGCATAGTTTGTTACACGTATTTTCATTCTTCTTTGGTACAGTGGACTAGATGATGGTCTGATCTCAGACCGAAATATACTGATTCTTATTTAATGCGCCGCCAACTTCAAATAAGAAGGGTTCGTCAGTTCAAGCTTGACCTGACGCAAGCGATTTAAGACGTGGTGGTCCCGGGGATCTGCTATTTTTCTGCGATATGAGTGATGACGTTTCCGTAAGGTCGAAGGCAGATATgacagatccaaagaagagcacggCGTATCATCATGTTCAGTAAACGCTAGGACGTTATCGAGAAGCTCATCAAATTCCAGTAGCGGACGTTCAATCACGGagaggtttattgttaaaatttcgagagtaTATGTTTCAAGATAGGTTAAAACACATATTACTTACATTTTATATATCTCGTGAAATGACCAGAGAAATTAAGAGCTCACAGGAACGCCTAAAACGGGTATAAAAAAGGTCCTTCGTGCCAATTGTTCAAccttacatggaagaagcaatgacggagctATAAGAAATATTCAAGCGTGAGATCAAAATTCCGCATGAAAGGACATTAACGTTAATATTCGCTgaggaggaagaattacaggatatgttgaatagaatgaacagtctactgtgtGCAGAATACAAACTGAggcaaaccgaagaaagacggaagtaatgggcAGTAGCAGAATTGAGAATAGCGAAAAGCTTAATATCATAATTGGTGATGAGGAAGTAGACGAACATAAGGCATTCTCCTACCTTGGATGCGGAATGAGCCGTGAAGTACAAAGCAAGCAGGAtataaaaacacagacacacacacaagcgtAGACAAGGAGGGCATTCCAAGAGAAatgtactggtatcaaacatagcctAAATCTAcaggtatcaaacatagtccttaatttgaggaagaaatttctgataacgttcttttggagcacagtattgtatgacagtgaattatggactgtggggaaattAGAAAAAGAGAAcgaaagcttttgagatgtggtgctgcagaagaatgctgaaaagtaggtggactaatATGGTAAAATGCGGACGTTCTcaccagaatcggcgaagaaaggaaaatGGGCAAAACAGTGACACAAGAAGGGAAAAAAGGCGAAGAAAGGAAAATGGGGAAAACAGTGACACAATAAGGGAAAAAATGATataacatgtgttaagatatcacagAAGAACTTCCATGGCAGCAGAGGGACctgcagagggtgaaaactgtagagggagacggaggctggaatacatccagcaaataattgtggatgtcGAGTTTGAGATccgctctgagatgaacaggttggtacaggagaggaactcgAGGCGGGGCGCATCAAATCAGCCAGATGTCTGATGTcttaataacaaaaagaaaaatggcctaccaataGCCGTACTTCCCATACGTTACtcgcaaatggggaagaaatggggcAAAGTGACAGTGCTGTTTGGCGTACACTCTACCTCACGCGGCCTGGTGAATTGCTGTGTACACATATAGATGTAGAAGAAGTAGACTTAATCTAATATCTCTGGCGTTCACTCTTTGCCTGGATACTTTATTTTCCGAGTCTTTTATCAGCGTATTTCAATACTTTTCCTGTCCACTTCTGTAGAGACGATGCTTCAACAGTGGACGTCATCGTAAAATTCATGTTTAGCTTCGACGATTGTCTAACAGCAAACCACCTTGCCGACTTACCGCTCCAGATCGCATAGGATGGACGAGTTTACATTTCCTATAGAAGTGAGCCTTTAGCTTCTGTTATAACCACTCTAGGGCAACCGAGTTCTGTCGACGACGctgtcattagatacggagcacagGATCAAAGGACAGATGGGAGAGGTCATCAGTCGTGTCCTTCTTAAAGCAACCTTTGCGCTATTTATCGTAATCGATTTACGGAAAGCACACACCACCTCAATCTAGATGGCCAGAAGAAGATACGCATCTGCGTCCTCCAGAATGCGGGTCCGGTGTGCTTACcagtgcgccacctctctcggtctccTGAAAGAATGTGACTGTCCAGACTCGGCTTTCTCTTGGTAACGGCCGGTATTGGCTGCAACTTTCACAAAAGAGCGGTAACGATTCCGGACAGGGTTAGTTATTCCAGCAAGACAGAAGGTAGCTTACACAGACAAGAGCTAACTGAAGTCGCATCTAGCACCTTCGCAAATGAAAGTGAGACAGGCTCTCTATCCACGATGATCAAAAAGTGATCGGTACCTAATTTATCTATAAAAGATCTATAACGAATCCGGATGCATGTAGCAGTAATGTCTTCATTAATCAttataggacgacggttcaatcccgcgtccggccatgctgatttaggttttccgtgatttcctaaatcgctccaggcaaatgccggaacggtccctttgaaagggcacggtcgacttccttccccatccttccctaatctgatgagaccgatgacctcgctgtctggtcttcttccccaaacaacccaacccagtcaTTATAGTGGATAGCAACGcttacgtgaaaaagtttgtggcaaAACAGTGCAATACCGGACAGAGACAAATAATTTAACGATAATAAATGATCCCAAGCTACCCAGGACCTACCTTTAACGTTATTTTGGAAACATCAGATACTGTAACAGCAGCCTGCCTGGAGATGAGAATCTGCTGTTGCTGCTTGATCACGGGAGGGAGAAGCATATGaaaccaagtgccgaccacaccttAATCTGTAACTAAAATTTAATACGAACTGGAAATAGTCGATAGCATACACAAAAATCTCTAAACCACGATTCCCTTTTTTTACGAGTCATGAGTCTCGCCTAGTTTTTTTcagttcatttctttatttttttaatatttgtcgaACTTCCTTTGCTTGTTACATTGTTATAGATGAATACTTCTAAAATGTTACGTCTGGCACAATGtatttttgttgcaaataatatttgAATAAAATGTACATGTCGGAGCTTGACTAACGTCACGAGTGCTTCCGTTTTTACTGTGAGCTACATAATTAGTCATCGATGGCATCGTTTCCACATTTTTTTTAGTTGAGACTGTACATTAAAACTTTATTCAATATGATATCTACCGCTTGATTTATTTGGGATCATGAATAATTGTTTACTGATTCTCTTTTTCTGATTTTCCGTCTTATTTACTGTATCTGATGATGGCCGAGTTCCATGTCACATAACTGCAATTACAAATGTTGAAGGTGGGCTCtagttggaaaataaaataaaaaatcaattttttccaaGGTCGGATTCCTCTGACACTCATTCGAGCGAGTTAAGCTCTATTGGTGTAACAGCAGCCAATTCAGAGGTGCTTAGCACAGGACTTTAGCAGCTGCGCCGCCCGATCGATATTACTCTTGTCATGCACACTGACTATGGTAACTGCTTGGAGTTAACAGTTACATCAACATGGTAGTCTTAGTCGTTAGCGTAGAGGTCATGCAAACTAAGGTGTGAAGACAATGAGTGATCCTCAAATGCCTGCTCGT is drawn from Schistocerca gregaria isolate iqSchGreg1 chromosome 3, iqSchGreg1.2, whole genome shotgun sequence and contains these coding sequences:
- the LOC126356363 gene encoding cuticle protein 38 — encoded protein: MYKLVVLSALIAAASAGYLGGYAAPAVGYAAPAVGYAAPAIAAAPVAVAHAVAPAASSVANTYRISQTARVLAAPAAYAAPAAYAAPAVGYAAPAIAAAPALGYARYAAAAPVAVAHAAVPAAASVANTYRISQTARVLAAPAIAHAPVAYAAPAAYAAPAIGYGYGGLAYGAAPVAKVYG